From the genome of Lotus japonicus ecotype B-129 chromosome 6, LjGifu_v1.2, one region includes:
- the LOC130722858 gene encoding uncharacterized protein LOC130722858, translating into MVGPEKSQRVKVYRLNDDGKWDDQGTGLATVEFLERSEELGLYVYDEDDNDIILLNRISSEDIYRKQEDTIISWRDPEFATELALSFQEPDGCAYIWDQICNVQRNMQFNTLNSDAFHSVNSELRELPAVVLSTLPLILKIVVENGIAEQLRLTELVLSDQDFFRKLIEVFRVCEDLEDMDSLHMIFKIIKGIILLNSTQIFERIFSDEFIMDIIGALEYDPEVPHVQHHRKFLQEHAIFKEAIPIKNSVVLSKIHQTYRIGFLKDVVLARVLDEATAANLNSIIHGNNATVVSLLKDDNTFIQELFARLKSPTTSPESKKNMVHFLYEFCGLSKSLQMVQQHRLFRDLMNEGIFDIVTDVLQSQDKKLVLTGTDILILFMNQDPNLLRSYVVRQEGITLLGLLVRGMITDFGDDMHCQFLEILRSLLDSCTLSGAQKDSIIDIFYDKHLGQLIEVVTASCPSENVAHVSSKTIDHDQGVQNRSGTKPEILSNICELLCFCVLHHPYRIKCNFLLNNVIEKILLLTRRREKYLVAGAVRFVRIILSRHDDHLINYFVRNDLLKPVVDVFVANGNRYNLLNSAVLELFEYIRKENMNPLLKYIVDSFWDKLVQFEYLASIHSLKVKYEQCLENDGTNGTAIMNDFRRRLDERALEKEEDYFTEGSDDEDTTSASIPHNQKGQQKEPVLTNGVAASHTDSSPRFGGLVDYDDDEDDEDYKPPPPRKQLEASEEDERTIESLRLKRKSPSKDNEPELVQKQKLSKNSKSSVFSALCSTLGQAVLPDKETATNIHTDGRMSSSEDNRENETNVSRSCSENSSTTADENHLDKETAAYRNSSDGLQGTTDNGQLGGEEHTLVSPKSSPEMAINGS; encoded by the exons ATGGTTGGGCCGGAGAAATCTCAG CGTGTCAAGGTCTACCGACTGAATGATGATGGGAAATGGGATGATCAGGGTACTGGGCTTGCCACTGTTGAATTTTTGGAG CGATCAGAAGAACTGGGTTTATATGTTTATGACGAAGATGACAATGATATCATACTTTTAAATCGCATCAGTTCTGAAGATATTTACAGGAAACAAGAAG ATACAATAATTTCATGGAGAGATCCAGAATTTGCCACAGAATTGGCGCTTAGTTTTCAAGAACCCGATGGATGTGCTTACATATG GGATCAGATTTGCAATGTGCAAAGGAATATGCAATTTAATACATTAAACA GCGATGCATTTCACAGTGTAAACAGTGAGTTGCGGGAGTTGCCGGCAGTTGTGTTGTCAACCCTTCCTTTGATTCTTAAG ATTGTGGTTGAAAATGGCATTGCTGAACAATTGCGGCTTACAGAATTAGTATTAAGTGAT CAAGATTTTTTCCGGAAGCTTATTGAAGTTTTCAGAGTTTGTGAAGACTTGGAAGATATGGATAGCCTTCACATgattttcaaaataatcaaaggAATCA TTTTGCTTAATAGTACACAAATTTTTGAGCGAATATTCAGTGATGAATTTATAATGGACATTATTGGCGCCTTGGAGT ATGATCCAGAGGTGCCTCATGTTCAACATCATCGTAAATTCTTACAGGAGCATGCCATTTTTAAGGAG GCCATACCTATAAAAAATTCAGTTGTGCTATCGAAGATACATCAAACGTATAGAATTGGTTTTTTGAAG GATGTTGTTTTGGCTAGAGTATTGGATGAGGCAACTGCTGCAAATCTTAACTCTATAATACATGGAAATAATGCCACT GTTGTTTCTTTATTGAAGGATGACAATACATTTATCCAGGAGTTGTTTGCTAGGTTAAAATCGCCCACCACCTCTCCTGAATCAAAGAAAAACATG GTTCATTTCTTGTATGAGTTCTGTGGTTTAAGCAAAAGCTTACAGATGGTACAGCAGCATCGGCTTTTTAG GGATTTGATGAATGAGGGTATCTTTGACATTGTCACTGATGTCTTGCAAAGTCAAGACAAGAAGCTTGTGCTTACTGG AACAGATATCCTCATTCTCTTCATGAATCAGGATCCTAATCTTCTGCGGTCCTATGTTGTTCGGCAGGAAGGAATTACACTTCTTGGACTGTTG GTTAGAGGAATGATAACGGATTTTGGAGATGACATGCACTGCCAGTTTCTTGAGATACTTCGCAGTCTATTAGACTCATGTACATTGTCTGGAGCACAG AAAGACTCTATTATTGACATTTTCTATGACAAGCATTTGGGTCAACTGATCGAAGTGGTAACAGCATCATGTCCTTCAGAAAATGTTGCTCATGTAAGCAGCAAAACCATAGATCATGATCAAGGAGTCCAAAATCGGAGTGGCACAAAGCCAGAGATTCTATCGAACATATGTGAATTACTATGCTTTTGTGTCCTCCACCACCCATACCGGATAAA GTGCAACTTCCTTCTGAATAATGTGATTGAAAAGATTTTGTTACTGACACGGAGAAGGGAAAAATATCTCGTTGCTGGTGCTGTTCGGTTTGTTCGTATTATTCTTTCACGTCAT GATGACCATCtgataaattattttgttaGAAATGATCTTCTCAAACCAGTTGTAGATGTTTTTGTGGCTAATGGCAATCGCTACAATCTGCTAAATTCGGCTGTTCTTGAACTTTTTGAGTATATTCGCAAG GAGAATATGAACCCATTGCTGAAATATATAGTTGATTCTTTTTGGGACAAGCTAGTGCAATTTGAGTATTTGGCTTCCATTCATTCCCTGAAAGTAAAATATGAGCAG TGTTTGGAAAATGATGGGACAAACGGTACTGCTATTATGAATGACTTTCGAAGACGACTTGATGAGCGTGCCTTGGAGAAAGAGGAAGACTACTTTACTGAGGGCAG TGATGATGAGGACACGACCTCTGCATCCATTCCACATAATCAGAAAGGGCAGCAGAAAGAACCTGTATTAACCAATGGAGTTGCTGCAAGCCACACAGATTCAAG TCCAAGGTTTGGTGGACTGGTTgactatgatgatgatgaggatgatgaagactacaagccaccaccaccaaggaAGCAGCTAGAAGCTTCTGAAGAGGATGAAAGGACAATAGAGTCTCTCAGGCTGAAAAGGAAATCACCTTCAAAGGATAATGAACCTGAGCTTgtacagaagcagaagttgtctaaaaattcaaaatcaagtgTTTTTTCTGCCTTGTGTTCGACATTGGGCCAGGCTGTGCTACCAGATAAGGAAACTGCAACAAACATTCATACTGATGGGAGGATGAGCTCAAGTGAAGACAATCGAGAAAATGAGACAAATGTTTCTAGAAGCTGCTCTGAGAATAGCAGCACAACAGCTGACGAGAATCACTTAGATAAAGAAACTGCTGCATATAGAAACTCTTCTGATGGGTTACAGGGCACTACAGATAATGGGCAGTTGGGTGGCGAGGAGCATACATTGGTTTCACCAAAATCCTCACCTGAGATGGCCATAAATGGATCTTAA
- the LOC130722859 gene encoding outer envelope pore protein 16-2, chloroplastic-like has product MNLKTSSEVETRALLDKVSSFDKNEGLFNLGHPLLNRIAECFVKAAGIGAVQAVSREGYSIAIQGTRGVDSNNGSIPPELSGAKKNHLPGLRGETNSKSFEAMVLKSGKESLQWGVAAGIYSGLTYGLKEARGAHDWKNSAVAGAITGASLALTLEDVSHDQIVQCAITGAAISTAANLLTGIF; this is encoded by the exons ATGAACCTGAAGACGAGCAGTGAGGTGGAGACTCGAGCTCTCCTTGATAAGGTTTCTAGCTTCGACAAAAATGAAGGGCTCTTCAACCTTGGCCACCCTCTTCTCAACCGCATCGCTGAGTGCTTCGTCAAAGCTGCTGGA ATAGGAGCGGTTCAAGCTGTGTCACGCGAAGGTTATTCCATTGCTATTCAAG GTACCAGGGGTGTTGATAGCAACAATGGCAGTATACCACCGGAACTTTCAGGTGCCAAGAAAAATCATTTGCCTGGTCTTAGAG GAGAGACCAATAGCAAATCTTTCGAAGCCATG GTATTGAAATCTGGGAAAGAGTCCTTACAATGGG GGGTGGCTGCAGGAATATATTCAGGTCTAACATATGGGCTGAAGGAAGCTCGTGGTGCTCATGATTGG AAAAACAGTGCAGTTGCTGGAGCAATCACTGGGGCATCCCTTGCCCTTACATTGGAAGATGTCAGTCATGATCAGATTGTGCAATGTGCTATCACTGGAGCTGCAATCTCCACTGCTGCAAATCTTCTCACTGGGATTTTCTAA
- the LOC130722861 gene encoding pentatricopeptide repeat-containing protein At4g33990, translating into MHSLLKLLPTCKLKPSHHHRWLHHSLPTASPSLQSTTSRDFHNNQNVPDIEAFFHSCTNIEAAKQLHARLVVLGQAQNVIHSTKLINLYAALGYVSLSRCTFNHTQKKNIYSWNSIIAASTRCGRYHEAMNYVNELLSMSCLRPDFYTFPPVLKACVCLPDGKKIHCWVFKMGFEHDVFVAASLIHFYSRFGDTDVAHQLFVDMPVRDVGSWNAMISGFCQNGNAAGALRVLNSMKDEGVKMDTITVTSVLPICAQSEDIISGLLIHLYVIKHGLERDVFVSNALINMYSKFGRLQDAQRVFDHMSVRDLVSWNSIVAAYEQNNDPTTALGFFKEMQLVGIRPDLVTVVSLASIFGQLSDQRVSRSLHGFVVRRGWLEEDVQIGNALVNMYAKLGAMNFARTVFEQLPIKDVISWNTLISGYGQNGLASEAIDAYNMMEESTKIIPNHGTWVSILPAYSTVGALPQGMKIHGRLIKNSHSLDVFVATCLIDMYGKCGRLDDAMSLFNEIPRETSVTWNTMISSLGIHGRGEEAMRLFKNMRAEGVKADHITFVSLLSACSHSGLVDEGQHCFDIMQKEYGVMPTLKHYGCIVDILGRAGYLEKAYNLVSNMPLQADASIWGALLAACRIHGNAELGAIASDRLLEVDSENVGYYVLLSNIYANVGKWEGVVKVRSLARNRGLRKTPGWSSVVVGSLVEVFYTGNQTHPQWIEIYEELRVLNAKMKSLGYIPDFSFVLQDVEEDEKEQILTSHSERLAIAYGIISTPPKTPIRIFKNLRVCGDCHNATKYISRITERDIVVRDSYRFHHFKDGICSCGDYW; encoded by the coding sequence ATGCATTCTCTTCTCAAACTTCTCCCAACCTGCAAACTCAAACCGTCGCATCATCATCGATGGCTTCACCATTCTCTTCCAACTGCTTCACCTTCTCTCCAATCGACAACATCACGTGACTTCCACAACAACCAAAACGTTCCCGACATTGAAGCTTTCTTCCATTCCTGCACCAACATTGAAGCCGCTAAGCAGCTTCACGCTCGTCTTGTAGTACTGGGTCAAGCTCAAAATGTCATTCACTCTACCAAGCTTATCAATCTATATGCAGCACTTGGGTATGTCTCATTGTCTCGCTGCACCTTTAACCATACTCAGAAGAAGAATATTTATTCATGGAACTCGATCATAGCTGCTTCTACTCGATGTGGACGATACCATGAAGCCATGAATTATGTCAATGAGCTTTTGTCAATGTCTTGTTTAAGGCCTGATTTCTACACTTTTCCACCTGTTTTGAAAGCTTGTGTGTGTTTACCTGATGGGAAGAAGATACATTGCTGGGTTTTCAAGATGGGTTTTGAGCATGATGTCTTTGTTGCTGCTTCATTGATTCATTTTTATTCGCGTTTCGGTGATACGGATGTTGCCCACCAGCTGTTTGTTGATATGCCGGTTCGAGATGTGGGTTCGTGGAATGCGATGATTTCGGGGTTTTGTCAGAATGGGAATGCGGCCGGTGCGTTGCGTGTGTTGAATAGTATGAAAGATGAGGGAGTGAAGATGGATACGATCACAGTGACAAGTGTGCTTCCCATTTGTGCACAATCGGAGGATATTATTAGTGGGCTGTTGATTCATTTGTATGTTATAAAGCATGGGCTGGAAAGAGATGTGTTTGTTTCTAATGCTTTGATCAATATGTATTCAAAGTTTGGCAGGTTGCAGGATGCGCAAAGGGTTTTTGATCACATGAGTGTGAGGGATCTGGTATCTTGGAATTCTATAGTTGCTGCATATGAGCAAAATAATGATCCAACTACTGCACTCGGATTCTTTAAAGAGATGCAACTTGTTGGAATACGGCCTGACTTGGTGACGGTTGTGAGTTTGGCCTCGATTTTTGGTCAATTAAGTGATCAAAGGGTGAGCAGATCTCTTCATGGATTTGTTGTGAGACGTGGATGGCTTGAGGAGGATGTTCAGATTGGCAATGCACTTGTGAATATGTATGCGAAATTGGGTGCCATGAATTTCGCACGAACAGTTTTTGAACAGCTTCCCATCAAAGATGTAATTTCATGGAACACGCTGATCTCAGGTTATGGTCAAAATGGTCTTGCAAGTGAGGCAATTGATGCTTACAACATGATGGAAGAGAGTACAAAGATAATCCCAAACCATGGAACTTGGGTGAGCATTCTCCCGGCATATTCCACCGTTGGAGCTTTGCCACAAGGGATGAAAATTCATGGGAGGCTAATCAAGAATTCTCACTCCCTGGATGTATTTGTGGCTACCTGCCTGATTGACATGTATGGAAAATGTGGTAGGTTAGATGATGCAATGTCCTTATTCAATGAAATTCCACGGGAAACTTCAGTTACTTGGAATACCATGATATCTTCTCTTGGTATTCATGGGCGTGGAGAAGAAGCTATGCGGCTATTCAAGAATATGCGAGCTGAAGGGGTAAAGGCAGATCATATTACCTTTGTATCTTTGTTGTCAGCCTGTAGCCATTCAGGTTTAGTTGATGAAGGCCAACACTGCTTTGATATTATGCAGAAAGAGTATGGGGTCATGCCTACTTTGAAGCATTATGGCTGCATAGTGGATATACTTGGCAGAGCTGGGTATTTGGAGAAGGCATATAATTTAGTGAGCAATATGCCTCTACAGGCTGATGCATCCATCTGGGGTGCTCTTCTTGCTGCTTGTAGAATACATGGAAATGCAGAATTGGGTGCCATTGCTTCAGATCGCTTGTTGGAAGTTGATTCTGAGAATGTTGGCTACTATGTTTTGTTATCAAATATATATGCAAATGTTGGAAAATGGGAAGGAGTAGTTAAAGTGAGATCATTGGCCCGAAATCGAGGACTGAGGAAGACTCCTGGATGGAGTTCTGTTGTTGTTGGCAGTTTAGTTGAAGTCTTTTATACTGGGAACCAAACACATCCACAGTGGATAGAGATATACGAGGAGTTAAGGGTTTTGAATGCCAAAATGAAGAGTCTTGGTTATATTCCAGACTTCAGTTTTGTCTTACAAGATGTTGAGGAGGATGAAAAAGAGCAGATTTTGACAAGTCACAGTGAGAGATTGGCCATTGCATATGGAATTATCAGCACCCCACCAAAAACTCCCATAAGAATATTTAAAAACTTGCGTGTCTGTGGTGATTGTCATAATGCAACTAAGTACATATCTAGAATTACTGAGAGGGATATTGTTGTGAGGGATTCATATCGTTTCCATCATTTTAAAGATGGGATTTGCTCATGTGGTGATTACTGGTGA
- the LOC130726627 gene encoding DNA-directed RNA polymerases II, IV and V subunit 9A produces the protein MSTMKFCRECNNILYPKEDRDQKVLLYACRNCDHQEVADSCCVYRNEIHHSVGERTQVLQDVAADPTLPRTKAVRCTQCNHGEAVFFQATARGEEGMTLFFVCCNPNCGHRWRD, from the exons ATGAGTACCATGAAATTTTGCCGCGAATG caacaacattctgTACCCTAAAGAAGACAGAGACCAGAAGGTTCTCCTCTACGCTTGCCGCAATTGTGATCACCAG GAGGTTGCTGATAGCTGCTGTGTGTATAGGAATGAGATACATCATTCTGTTGGAGAGCGCACACAAGTGTTGCAGGATGTAGCTGCAGATCCAACTTTGCCTCGGACCAAGGCTGTTCGCTGCACTCAATGTAATCATGGTGAAGCTGTGTTTTTCCAG GCAACGGCCAGAGGAGAAGAAGGAATGACACTTTTTTTCGTTTGCTGCAACCCAAACTGTGGACATCGATGGAGAGACTGA